In the genome of Paracoccus tegillarcae, one region contains:
- a CDS encoding tetratricopeptide repeat protein, which produces MANENDSFIDEVTEDLRRDRLFGLFRRYGWIAIALILAIVIGAAWREYSIAQANSAAQEFGDSIVAAEAAGDPAAALGQIEGSTASQDALASLLQANALAAADQGDQAGEQLDVAAAALGDDDTVLRDLARLKQVMVLGPDMDPMQRDQILTPLAQPGAPFELLALEQQAVALVGAGRNEDAVALIRQIQQKDGLSEGLRRRLSEMMIAMGVEPEPTDTTPATN; this is translated from the coding sequence ATGGCCAATGAAAATGACAGCTTTATCGACGAAGTGACCGAGGATCTTCGCCGCGACCGGCTCTTTGGCCTGTTCCGCCGCTATGGCTGGATCGCGATTGCGCTGATTCTGGCCATCGTGATCGGCGCGGCATGGCGCGAATACAGCATCGCACAAGCCAACAGCGCCGCGCAGGAGTTCGGTGATTCCATCGTCGCCGCCGAAGCGGCAGGCGATCCTGCTGCGGCTCTGGGCCAGATCGAGGGATCAACCGCCAGCCAGGACGCGCTGGCGAGCCTGTTGCAGGCCAATGCGCTGGCCGCCGCCGATCAGGGCGATCAGGCGGGCGAACAGCTGGACGTGGCGGCAGCGGCACTTGGCGATGACGATACCGTCCTGCGCGACCTTGCACGGCTCAAGCAGGTGATGGTGCTGGGCCCCGATATGGACCCGATGCAGCGCGACCAGATCCTGACACCGCTGGCCCAACCGGGCGCGCCGTTCGAGCTGCTGGCACTGGAACAACAGGCCGTGGCGCTGGTCGGCGCGGGCCGCAACGAGGACGCCGTGGCGCTGATCCGGCAGATCCAGCAAAAGGATGGGCTGAGCGAAGGCTTGCGTCGCCGCCTGTCCGAGATGATGATCGCCATGGGTGTCGAGCCCGAACCGACAGACACGACCCCCGCCACCAACTGA